The following nucleotide sequence is from Pseudoalteromonas xiamenensis.
TCTGTCGACTTGCAGGTATCAAATCCGTGATTGGTTACGCCCAAAATGGCCGGAAACCTTTACTGAGTTACGCCCTTAAGCTGAATGAGAATCACCACTACATTCATCGCTATTGCCGTATCGTTAACGAGGCACATGGTTCCCCATTCGACTCATTTAATGCACCTTCGTTGTCTACACGTGAATCACCGTTTGTATCCCCACAAACACCGACGATCGGCTGTTATTTTGGTGGAAAAAACAAAGATACCCGTTATTACCCGACCGCATTGAGTGCGCAGGTTGTCGCGCTACTTTTAGACAATACGCCATGCGATGTTGTATTACTCGGCGACCAACAAGAAGTTGCGGATAATCAGGCCATCATAGAACAGCTCACAAATCATCAAACACGTGTTCTGAACTTAGCAGGAAAAACAAGCCTACCGGAACTGGTGAATGTAACTGGTCAATTAACCGCACTGATTTCTATTGATTCTGGCCCAATGCACATGGCCTGTGCGACAGGAACACCCTGCGTAGCCCTCGTTGGCCTCGGTACATCGCCTTGGAGCATTGTCGCGCCCAAAGTGGCTAAGTTTGAGGCGATCGTGGCCAATGGATTTTCATTAGATGATCACCGTATCATTGAATCGATTGAACCCGCTGAAGTGCTGCGTACGTTCCAATCGCTCATGTCACGGCTTAGCGATGAATAACCTCGCCGCGTAACGGCGCAAGACGCGCTAATATTTGATTTTGTAGCGGCGTTGAAATGCGTCGCTCATTCATCGCTGCCACTAATAACTCGACAACACGATTAAACTCACTTTCCCCAATGTGCATACCTGTGTGGATTTGCACCATTGAGTCACCTCGAAATTCACAAGGACCGTCGAGTACATCACACAGGTGAGTCAGGAATCCCGCGCGAAAATGCGCGACACTCGCGTTTTCAAAAAAAGGTAAAATCACCGGGTCGTTACCAATTTGATTTATAAACGCATCCACTAACTTTTCATTGCCCTCAGCACCACCAATTTGCTCGTACAATGTTCCAGAAGTAGATTGGCAAGCACTCAATCCACTCACAATCAGTGCAAAGAGCAGCATGTTGATTGTCTGCTTAAAATTCGGAAAAAACATCAAATTGCACCTTCAATAAATCGTTCCTGAACCTCAGTAATACCCAGTAAGCGACACATACCATCCTGTTTGATCTGGTGCGCCTGCAATACGCCCCAAATCCAAATAGGCGGCTGTCACGCTTATCGATTTGTTTGGAAACCAAGCGATAAAAGCGTCTTGCCAATGCGTTTCCCCAAGACCTAAGTTATCTGGTTTTTGTCGATACTCGACGCCAACCGCCCAGTTTGGATTGATGAATACCGCACTACTTGCCTCTAGCTGCCAGCGATTATCTTGCTTCGCACCGCCATAACCAAGTAAGCCAAGCTGATTGGCTTCCGAATGCCGTAGCGCGACATTCCAAAACCAGTTGTATCCGGCTATCGCACCTAAATGAAGTTTACTAGCCGCAATATAAAAATCATTTCCACTAAGCGCTTTCGCGCCAACCAAGGACGCAACGGTGCCATCATCTAACGATTTGTGCTGCCATCCGATACTCACTTGAGGCATTGAACTGTAGACAATATCACCGTAAACGCGCCATTTAGCACCATAAATGCGCTGTTTTATTGTCGTGTTTAACGCCGGAACATCAAAACGCTGTTCTGCAACGCTGAGACTCAACGGTGTCAAACACGTTTCCTTGTACGCCGCAGACATCTAATTGGTAATCCGATACATCCGCGCGACTGCAAAAACCACTGATGGACCATTCGTCTTCGCTGGCGTAACCCGCTAATTGCGCCCAAGGCACAATCCCCCCGCCAGCACTGCCTTCCACTTGTGAAACGCCGGGTGTGGCCAGAATTTTACCGTCGGCAGCCATGACTGAACCACTAAACACTACAGCAAGAAGCAATGAGTTAACCCGCTTCATGATACTCTCCTAGCCACTTCTCAAACTCAAGCGCTGGCAATGGTCGGCTTAGATAGTAGCCTTGTGCATAATCGCATCCCATTTCTCGTAACAAAGTAAGCGATGCTTGATTTTCGACACCTTCTGCCACCACACTGAATCCCAGTTGATGACCAAGACTGATTGTCGATTGCACGATACATTGATCTTCATGTGACTCATTGAGTTTAAGAATGAACACTTTATCTAACTTAAGTTCGTCAATTGGCAGCATTTTTAAACGCCCAAGCGAAGTTTGACCGACGCCGTAGTCATCGAGAGAAACAACTGCCCCTAATGCTTTCAAACTGTTTAGGGCTGCAATGCCTTTTGTTTCGTTTTCAATCATGTCTCGCTCAGTCAGCTCAATGGTGACCAGCTTAGATGGCACTTTATATTTGATCAGCGTTTCTTGTAAGTGAGGTAAAAACCCTTCATCAACAATGTCTTGAGCTGAAACGTTAATCGCCGCTTTCATAACAATGCCTTTGCTTTGCCATGCCGCGATTTGTCCAACCACCGTGTCAATAACCCATTGAGTAAGTTCCACAATCAGCCCAGATTGTTCTGCTAAGTCAATGAACATTTCTGGTGACACCCATTCACCATTAGAACGTCGCCAACGAATTAGCGACTCGACTTTGTCGATTTGATGAGTGCGGAAATTGAGTTTAGGTTGATAAGCCATAAACAACTGGCCATCGTTATCCGACAGCGCTTGTTTCAACTCGTCTATCAATTGCAATCGCGCTAAGTATTCCTCGTCTTCGCCCTTACGATAGTAATAAACATTGACCCCTTCTTGAGCTGCATTATCCGCAGCAATCAGGGTTCGGCGTAACAAATCTTCAGCGTTGTCGCCATGCTCCGGGGCACATAAGGCTCCAATACTAAACCGCAGACGTCAATTCTAGGCCTTGAATATGGTAGGTCGCTTCCAGAGCCAGTTTTAGTGTCGTGACATAACGTTCAATCGACCAGTCAGGTTTTCCCTCAACAACAACCAGTAACTCGTCACCACCTAAACGCGCGAATTCGGCGTTAAAATCCGAGGCATGCTTTTGCATTCTTTCAGCAACTTGTACGATACATTCGTCACCAATTCGTGGACCTAACTTATCGTTGATGTGGCGCAGCCCTTTAATATCAACACCGATTAAATATTGCGGCATCTCGGATATCAGTCGTACGTTCAACGTTTCAAGTGTGGCACTGCGATTTAAAAATCCCGTCATGGAATCGTGACTCGCGGCAAAGCGGATTTGAGCTTCACGTGACTGAATGTTTTCACCCATGTCATGGAAGGCATCCATCAGAGCACAAATTTCTGAACTGGGTTTTGTGGATGCGACTTTCGCTTTATAGTTACCTTGCGCGAACGCCTTCGCCATTTGCGTCAATTGTTGCAATGGGCGTGTTAAATTTCGGGCTAAAAAGCCACTGGCCAAAAAACCCAATAACACGGTCACGAGCGAGAGAATCACTACCGTCAGAACCATTTTATCGAATTCAGCGTAGTCCCTTTTTAGGTCAGCACTCAAAATGACGCTCACTGCGCTGTCTGTCAAAGCAGGTAAAGCAACGGACGCATTCGCATACATCGGCGATGTCCCCATGATGCGTTGTACTCGCTTAGAGTTTGTGTACTCAAGCACGCCCATGCCTTCAGGTAATGCCATACTCGATACTTTCGTAGTGCCCGTTTCAACCACGAAGCTCACTTCCATGCCGGTGACTTTGCGCAAATCTTTTGCAACCGCAGGGGTTATTGCAAAGCCAACAATGGTAAATGCTATCGTTCTTGGTGCTTTGACAGGTAAAATGATGGCTTGATAAAGCGTTTTATCGATAACAATGAATGTCGAATCATCTTCGTGTGAAAGCAGGTCACGCATCACACTGCGCGAATCACTTGGTAATTGTAAGTCTTGGCGGTTAGCTGAGATAAGGTTGCCACTTGTATCTAATAACACCATCAATTCAGCATCAATACGTTGGCTGTGGTTGTACAGGACACTGGCAATCGTTTCCGCATCGCGCGTGGCGACGGCTTGCTTAAACCCAAAATCCGACGTCAAGACACTCGCTGCAGTCAACAATAACCGCTGTTTCGCTTGCAAATATTGCGTATAAACGTTTTCTGCAACGCTGATGGCTTCTTGCGTTTTCCGCTCGTTAAATTGGCTGGAAGACCACCAAGTTCCCATTAAACTGCCTGTGGCCGTTAACACCACTAAGCCTATGCATAGTGCAATAATCCTGTGCTTCAAACTAGTGAGCATGATTTACCTTAAACTTTTCCCCAAATGTGTTGCGAGGCGCAGGAGCTTGTGTGTTAATCACCACGGAGCCTGTTTTTTCTACCTCTGACCAACGTATTGTTTGCGCGCTTTCTGGGCCTTGTTGTTGTTCTGGATGCCATACCCGCAAAACAGTTTGTGGTTGCAACTCAGGCAAACGGATTGTGCCTGAATCATTGGTTTTAAATACGTTGGCTGAGTGTGCAACGTAAATGTATCCCACCATCGAGTCATGAATGTTGCAGCCCAACACCACCACGCCAGGATTCTCAAATAAGATTGGATTGTTCGGTGTCCCGTGATACAGCTTAAGCTCGAATGGTTTGGTATTTGAAAATGAATAAACGTGATGGCGAATGTCGTCACTGTTTGGAAAGTTCACGAGTTGGCCTTGAGTAATAGCCAGCACATACGGTTCAAATTGCTTGTTTACTTGATCCATAATAGCCATTGGCTTTTCTGCCAGCACCGAATCATCCAGCACTTCGACCACCGCATTCGCAAGCGGGCCACCCTGCCCATCAACAATGAACACGGTTGCGCCATAGCTACTCATTGACAATGATGTGATAAAACTCATTGCAACTAAGTTGCTCCAAACAGACATGATTTACTCAATATTAAAAAATGCGCAATACGTTAAGTAAAAGTGAGTTG
It contains:
- a CDS encoding glycosyltransferase family 9 protein, producing MSNKTITPDNQSDPILIVFPKFIGDAINTLPAIELLRQLYPKTPFHFLVRPHLVALFEAQNLPLVDVIEDKRYAKPKWGIFKKSRALKKANYQLAVLFRGSLAEAVLCRLAGIKSVIGYAQNGRKPLLSYALKLNENHHYIHRYCRIVNEAHGSPFDSFNAPSLSTRESPFVSPQTPTIGCYFGGKNKDTRYYPTALSAQVVALLLDNTPCDVVLLGDQQEVADNQAIIEQLTNHQTRVLNLAGKTSLPELVNVTGQLTALISIDSGPMHMACATGTPCVALVGLGTSPWSIVAPKVAKFEAIVANGFSLDDHRIIESIEPAEVLRTFQSLMSRLSDE
- a CDS encoding group I truncated hemoglobin yields the protein MLLFALIVSGLSACQSTSGTLYEQIGGAEGNEKLVDAFINQIGNDPVILPFFENASVAHFRAGFLTHLCDVLDGPCEFRGDSMVQIHTGMHIGESEFNRVVELLVAAMNERRISTPLQNQILARLAPLRGEVIHR
- a CDS encoding methylamine utilization protein; its protein translation is MSVWSNLVAMSFITSLSMSSYGATVFIVDGQGGPLANAVVEVLDDSVLAEKPMAIMDQVNKQFEPYVLAITQGQLVNFPNSDDIRHHVYSFSNTKPFELKLYHGTPNNPILFENPGVVVLGCNIHDSMVGYIYVAHSANVFKTNDSGTIRLPELQPQTVLRVWHPEQQQGPESAQTIRWSEVEKTGSVVINTQAPAPRNTFGEKFKVNHAH